In Nicotiana tabacum cultivar K326 chromosome 17, ASM71507v2, whole genome shotgun sequence, one DNA window encodes the following:
- the LOC107813631 gene encoding ACT domain-containing protein ACR2 has protein sequence MNRVCSPYFDPDFDSLAERINGPKCRITIDNESLENCTVVKIDSVNKQGLLLEVVQVLTDMNLIILKGYISSDAGWFMDVFHVKDALGNKVTDQRVINYIQQAIGANREGIHKSKSGSRNILKCESPPEPRAIEMTGRDRPGLFSEISAALADLHCNVVEAHAWSHNARLACVVYISEEYTDTPIDHDRLLAIEDHLTTVLRATTNEESGNQQQVKTAYGLNPEGEGTVTDVERRLHQLMLSVRDFESPISKPIRSPRMGSPRSDINDKEEKILSVCIENCDEKGYSIVSIQCKDRRRLMFDTVCTLTDMQYVIFHASVDSRGGCAFQEYFIRHVDGYAMSTESEKERVVKCLKAAIERRACEGIRLELCANNRVGLLSDITRVLRESGLAVVRADVATEGGKARHTFYIRDISGNDIDMKFVKSMKSEMGEIDVAVNNETTTTTTATGSMTRGSSFRSLGDLMKSQFEKLSHNFVAI, from the exons ATGAACCGTGTTTGTTCGCCATATTTTGATCCTGATTTTGATAGCCTAGCTGAGAGGATAAATGGCCCAAA ATGCCGAATTACTATTGACAATGAGAGCCTAGAGAATTGTACAGTAGTGAAG ATTGATAGTGTAAATAAGCAAGGTCTTCTACTGGAAGTGGTGCAAGTGCTAACAGATATGAATTTAATTATATTGAAAGGCTATATATCTTCAGATGCTGGATGGTTCATGGATG TCTTTCATGTTAAAGATGCGCTCGGTAACAAAGTTACTGATCAGAGAGTTATCAACTATATTCAGCAG GCTATTGGTGCAAATAGGGAGGGAATACACAAATCAAAGTCAGGAAGTAGAAATATTTTGAAATGTGAATCTCCTCCTGAGCCTAGAGCTATTGAAATGACTGGAAGAGACAGACCAGGGTTATTTTCAGAGATATCAGCTGCCCTAGCTGATCTCCACTGTAACGTTGTGGAAGCACATGCATGGAGCCATAATGCACGTTTAGCTTGCGTTGTTTACATTTCAGAAGAATATACAGACACCCCTATCGACCACGATCGCTTGCTAGCAATCGAAGATCACCTAACCACTGTGCTCCGAGCAACAACCAATGAAGAAAGTGGAAATCAACAACAAGTGAAGACTGCTTATGGCCTTAATCCTGAAGGAGAAGGCACTGTGACCGATGTTGAACGTCGATTACATCAACTTATGCTTTCTGTTCGCGACTTTGAAAGCCCTATTTCAAAGCCTATAAGGTCTCCAAGAATGGGGTCTCCAAGATCTGACATTAATGATAAGGAAGAGAAAATATTGAGTGTTTGCATTGAGAATTGTGATGAGAAAGGATATTCAATAGTTTCTATTCAGTGCAAGGACCGTAGGAGGCTCATGTTTGATACTGTTTGCACTCTTACGGATATGCAATATGTCATTTTCCATGCTTCCGTTGATTCTCGTGGAGGTTGTGCATTTCAG GAATATTTCATAAGGCATGTTGATGGATATGCAATGAGCACAGAGAGTGAGAAAGAAAGAGTAGTAAAATGCTTGAAAGCTGCTATAGAAAGAAGGGCTTGCGAG GGAATTCGATTAGAATTATGTGCCAACAATAGAGTAGGATTGCTCTCTGATATTACTCGGGTTCTTAGAGAGAGTGGCCTAGCTGTTGTTAGAGCAGATGTAGCAACAGAGGGAGGGAAGGCAAGACATACATTCTACATAAGAGACATTTCTGGTAATGATATTGACATGAAGTTTGTCAAGTCCATGAAGTCTGAGATGGGCGAAATTGATGTTGCTGTGAATAACGAGACAACGACGACAACAACAGCCACAGGCTCCATGACA